The sequence AGCACCAAATTTGTAATAGAAACCAAGAAGGACCCCCAAGGGAACTCCAACAATATAATAGCAACCGATATTTACATAGGCAACGAATGCTTGCCAACCACACCCGACAGCAACACCTTGATAAATGAAGTAAATGAGATCAAATGGGAGGTTGCAATGAATTTATTTATGTTTGACAAGTTGTCTTAATTTATATATGCTATTGAGGGTAGGTTGGAATAATGTTTCGGATTTTTTATCTGTCGTTTTCAAACAGCCAAATATAGAAGTCTCACTGAATCCATATTTAGCATATTCatattatttacattttttactGTAAGATTTAGAGAAAAATGTCCTATATAAACTCTCTAACTCTAGATATGGTGTCACTCTTCTGtattattttgaattattttctctaatagtatataaactattctCTTTATGTCTGTAGACGTAGTAATACGCTGTTTGGGAAGCACGTAAATTTTTGTTGAAACTGAGAGTAGGTGTGTGAAAATGACAGTACCAGATAAGACGGGTTGAATTCCGTTGAGGAGAATGGTGAGAGCGAGAAGTGGGCAAAGATCGGAGACGGCAGCTGCCACAACAAGGCCTTCTGTAAAGGCGTAGCCGATGACATTGCGAAATGCAAGTACAATTACACTACAAAATACAGAGATGATGAATGCAACGACAGTCACCACCACCACAGAAAAGGCTGCTGATTTTGGATGCTTACTTCCAAGTTCATTTCCTACTCTCACACTGCAACACACAAACAAAACACACAGCTGCCAAGTTTGGTATAATTTTAATAGACATAATAATCTAAACCAATCCAAATATGCTTCGAATATCGACTAATGCAgcatataaataataatattggaaaacaataattttacattacaaatgaaaacaaagaattttttcAACAAAAGTTTGAGATCAGAAGTTATATATACCTTGCGGCAGCATTGAAGCCGATTGAAATCATCAAAGCCCATTCAGATATGGTCGTGCTGCAAAAACACAacatagtttaattaattaattaacatatgCTTCTGATCTCATTTCCatattaaatattcaattaCCTTTTGTTAAGTACatttgttttacttttttttttttaacaaacaaagttatttgaaaaaattataaaaaaaaaattctgaaAGTATGACATAAAAAAGTTGATTTtcgttttattaaaaaatatgagaaacacattatttaaaaataaaataggattagaccctttatatatatatttatgtatgtatgtatgtatatatatatataaaagatcaaaCCCTCTTTTCAAATCACTTACCACCgaatattatatttgaaaaagtAGAGGAAAAAGTCAATTAAAAaagcaaacaaacaaacaaaataattacGAGATTGAAAAAGCAATTCTAGGACGATGGGCCCTTTTCCTTGATCAAGTCTTTTCCATATACTTCTTAAAACTACATTCAGTACTTCATCTTTTTTGCTGATTACTAAACCTTTTTCTTAAGTTggtgaattttgaattttaaatgaCTGTGGGTTTGTCTTTGTAGCAAGGTGATGACATTTTGCAAAGACGTGGTAATTTTGTGTCAAAAGAAGCCATGGAAGAGAgcataaaattaattaagaaagtGCAACAGCAATGTCGTCATGTCATTTTTCATTACTCAACTAGCTGTGATCATCAACATTATCTCATGGACCACATTTTCATCTTTAATTAGCAGGTTGGCCGTTGAGCTATGGAACTCTCGTTATCTAATCATCCCTGTGTCTATCAGCCTGTTCCCCACCAAAAAAGAGCATCTATCATTTTCAACTCCTCGATGTCCATCATTATGGGTTATTTGGGTTGGAGGTGAATAGTAGAAAACTTACGGAATAATGTTTGTTTTCTCACATGTTGTTGGTCTAGCAAATCGTAGATGTATTTCGATTATAGTGCTTCATTATAAGGTTTTATTTCAAAACCAATTAACAAGAAATTGTCAACATCTAACATTTATCTCCGTTGGACTTCTCTCTAACCCTTCTACTTTCTAATTTCTTTTGGTATCATCTTTTTGAACCTTCTTGAGGCTTGATTGTTTATATTAACAAAGTGAGGATGATGAAAGTGTCCACCTAGTGGACATGTTATCATAAACCTATTGACGCgtatcttttttcaaaaaaatattatctCATGAACCActtaaaactatttttaaattttatgaattAAATGTTCATTTTGAAACCCGAAGAACTAAATAAACACATCAACTTTAAATCTTACTAACCAAAAGTGTATTTTCCCCTAAAGTTTTAAATAAGAATTCCAatcaatttaattttatgaCAAATTGAACTTAACTTAGTAGTGATTTATAAGACTCTCTTTCTCCGAGGTTGAAGTTTCATCCTTCAACCATTAAGGTgcactaaaaaagaaaaaaaaaatcatttgattttttattgaaatattattttaattctatACTTTAATTCCGCAACTTTTGTAAATGACCTtctactaaaaatatttacaaaaatatacaaaaatgttaaattattaaaaatgacagtgctaaaaatatttacaaaaatttacGAAAATGCTATACATTAATAGATTTTATTATTGTCTGTTAATGTCACTAATAGACATGGACAGAAGTCTAAGtatctaatttaattttttgttatatttcgtaaatatatgaattcattttgatatatttgaaaatgctactatgttttgttttattttaaaattgaatagaAAAACGGGAGAATGAGCTAGGGAAAGAGATGAGAAATTTACCAGATAGAAAGGGAGTCGAGAGCAAGTTGAGGATGTTCAAGCAATCCAGCAAGCAACACCAAAATCTGGAAATACCAAGTCTCCAAACACAGCATCACCGCCGACGACACCGACAACTTAAAGAATTCCGGCAACCCCGAAAACGCCTTCGCACTGAACCCTCTCCATGTTTGTTTACATCTTTTACTCTTTACTATGTACACAAATTGCACCACCACTAATATCCACCACGACAGGCTCAATACCAACGCCACTCCCATCAGCCCCAACCCCATTTTGTATGCAACCACCCAACTCAACACCACATGAACCACCAACGTCCCTGCCGATATGTAAGCACTCGGAAACACTATGCTCTGTGCCTGAAGAAACTTCTGTATTGGGAAGTTTATCGCGTAAGCGAAGATTTGAGGAATCGATCCGTACACGAATACTTCTGCTGCCGAAGCGATTTGGTTTGATTCTCCCAAAATTATCAATATGGGTTTGCAAAATATGTAAACAATTGTTAATACAAACCCTGTTAGAGTCAATAATATGGCTGATCTCTGTAAATAAATCCCAAGCATTTCGTGTTTCTCTGCTCCGTATGCTTGGCCACATAGAGTTTCCACAGCACTTCCCATCCCCAACTGAGTTAAAGACAAGGTGTTACATAATCAATAAATAAGCAATACAAAAAATTATAGAGATTGTTAAGAAAGTGCTTTATGATTGAAACATGCTCATGTGTGTTTatctttgttaagttaatttagtccaagtttgttcctatttcttaggaattagtcattcatgatttgtaatcatggagaaagtctagggtcatgttgattagtggagaaagtttagggtcatgatgttagtgggtagttatttttaagactttaaatactgtatttttctttgaatgtaattgaaatgaatttgtcttcaattttccattgcaatatttatttttactctagaaaataacaattggtatcagagctctcTTCTTAAGGGATCTGTGAGTGTGAGTTGTTGTGTCATGGACGCCATAACAAGTTCTAGTTTCACTTCAATTTCTCCATTGATATTTGATGGAGACAACTACCAAGTTTGGGCAGTTCGTATGGAAGCTTATATGGAAGCTTTGGATATTTGGGAAGCAGTGGAAGAGGATTATGAAATTCCTGCTCTTCCAGACAATCCTACCATGGCACAAATCAAAGcgcaaaaggagaagaagacaaagaaatccAAGGCAAAGGCATGTCTGTTTGCTGCAGTCTCATCTACTATCTTCACTAGAATTATGACTCTGAGATCAGCATATGAGATATGGAATTATCTCAAGTCAGAATATGAGGGAgatgaaagaatcaaaggaatgCGTGTGCTAAACTTGATTCGAGAATTCGAGTTGCAGAAGATGAAGGAAACAGAATCAATTAAAGAGTATTCTGTTAGGTTATTGGACATTGCAAACCAAATCAGATTACTTGGTTCTGTGTTCAAGGACTCAAGAATTGTAGAAAAAATTCTTGTATCAGTGCCTGAAAAATTTGAGGCATCTATTTCTGCCTTAGAAAATACCAAAGATTTGACTCAAATCACTCTTGCAGAGATACTCAATGCTTTGCAAGCGCAGGAACAAAGAAGAGCCATGAGGCAAGAAGGTGCTGTTGAAGGAGCCTTGCCAGCGAAGCATCATGAGAACGTTAGGaacaataagaagaagaagtttttcAAGAAGAATCAAATT comes from Cucumis melo cultivar AY chromosome 12, USDA_Cmelo_AY_1.0, whole genome shotgun sequence and encodes:
- the LOC103485809 gene encoding protein DETOXIFICATION 40-like, which produces MGSDVLQPLLSNKNACNDELETLLSNTHLPLLHRYTQATWIEMKLLFYLAAPAILVYMMNYLMTMFTQIFSGHLGNLELAASSLGNNGIQLFAYGLMLGMGSAVETLCGQAYGAEKHEMLGIYLQRSAILLTLTGFVLTIVYIFCKPILIILGESNQIASAAEVFVYGSIPQIFAYAINFPIQKFLQAQSIVFPSAYISAGTLVVHVVLSWVVAYKMGLGLMGVALVLSLSWWILVVVQFVYIVKSKRCKQTWRGFSAKAFSGLPEFFKLSVSSAVMLCLETWYFQILVLLAGLLEHPQLALDSLSICTTISEWALMISIGFNAAASVRVGNELGSKHPKSAAFSVVVVTVVAFIISVFCSVIVLAFRNVIGYAFTEGLVVAAAVSDLCPLLALTILLNGIQPVLSGVAVGCGWQAFVAYVNIGCYYIVGVPLGVLLGFYYKFGAKGIWLGMMGGTGMQAIVLIWVTFRTDWNKEVEESMKRLNKWDVKQESTLTD